One Pyrus communis chromosome 13, drPyrComm1.1, whole genome shotgun sequence genomic window carries:
- the LOC137712240 gene encoding ribosome-inactivating protein SNAI-like, whose product MNYDCDKANSKAMKWVLSTDGTITNPHSRLVLTAHGVENGTSLTAETNVNAATQGWKAEDDVEPTVTSIEGYNGLCLESYNHNTLLWIQNCTDNKLEQQWALTMAPSE is encoded by the coding sequence ATGAATTATGACTGTGATAAAGCCAACTCCAAAGCCATGAAGTGGGTATTATCTACTGACGGAACCATCACCAATCCTCACTCTAGGCTAGTCTTGACAGCCCATGGAGTTGAAAACGGCACCTCCCTAACAGCAGAAACCAATGTCAATGCTGCTACCCAGGGTTGGAAAGCGGAAGATGACGTAGAGCCCACCGTGACTTCCATTGAGGGGTATAATGGTCTATGCCTGGAATCCTACAACCACAACACCTTATTATGGATTCAGAATTGTACAGACAACAAGCTGGAGCAACAATGGGCACTCACGATGGCACCATCCGAGTAA